A stretch of the Lolium perenne isolate Kyuss_39 chromosome 3, Kyuss_2.0, whole genome shotgun sequence genome encodes the following:
- the LOC127325831 gene encoding histidine-containing phosphotransfer protein 1-like — MEAKMQLNTLMDNMFATGLLDDQFRQLHMLHEGSSPDFIIEIITLFCKEGEWIINDLAKLLNKPFVDFNKVNTLLYRLQGSSATVGAQRVKDTCIQFHKFCEDNTRYGCLDTLDVVRNDFYDLRSKFQIMVQLEQQVWTFYRKH, encoded by the exons ATGGAGGCCAAGATGCAGCTCAATACCCTCATGGATAACATGTTTGCCACG GGTTTGTTGGACGATCAGTTCCGACAGTTGCATATGCTCCATGAAGGGAGTTCCCCAGACTTCATTATCGAGATCATTACACTCTTTTGTAAGGAAGGCGAGTGGATCATCAATGATCTCGCAAAGCTATT GAACAAGCCATTTGTGGACTTCAACAAGGTCAATACTCTTTTGTATAGGCTTCAGGGGAGCAGTGCAAC TGTTGGTGCTCAGAGAGTGAAGGACACATGCATTCAGTTCCACAAGTTTTGCGAGGACAATACTAGATATGG ATGCCTAgatacattggatgttgttaggaATGATTTCTATGATCTGCGTAGCAAGTTCCAGATCATGGTTCAG CTGGAGCAGCAA